The Sorangiineae bacterium MSr11367 genome window below encodes:
- a CDS encoding S-adenosylmethionine:tRNA ribosyltransferase-isomerase has translation MKAATFPRDRPLEERLLHVDPRACTVRDARVGDLTSLLRAGDLLVVNDAATLPAAIAARTASGAPLEVRVLARNGGGATWQAVLFGPGDWRTKTEERLLPPEVRVGDRLALGARAAVVEAVDAQSPRLVTLRTEATVQDLYRMGKPVQYAYIERDLALWHVQTAYASRPWAAEMPSAGRPLTWGLLLGLRRRGVALASLTHAAGLSSTGDAALDARLPLAERYEIPAETVRAVAKTRREGGRVVAVGTTVVRALEGCAIVHDGLVPGAGETNLRIGPGFRPRVTDGLLTGVHDPAASHFSLLQAFAPQALLERAYAHAEREGYLGHEFGDSSLILPA, from the coding sequence GTGAAGGCTGCGACGTTTCCGCGCGATCGCCCGCTCGAGGAGCGCCTCCTCCACGTCGACCCACGCGCGTGCACGGTGCGCGATGCGCGGGTAGGGGATCTGACGTCGCTGCTTCGCGCGGGCGATCTGCTGGTGGTCAACGACGCCGCGACCTTGCCCGCGGCGATCGCCGCGCGCACCGCCTCGGGCGCGCCGCTGGAGGTGCGGGTGCTCGCGCGGAACGGAGGTGGCGCGACGTGGCAAGCGGTTCTCTTCGGCCCGGGCGATTGGCGGACGAAGACCGAGGAGCGTCTGCTGCCACCCGAGGTGCGCGTCGGGGACCGTCTCGCGCTTGGCGCGCGCGCGGCGGTCGTCGAAGCGGTGGATGCGCAATCGCCGCGGCTCGTGACGCTGCGAACCGAGGCGACCGTGCAGGATCTCTATCGGATGGGGAAACCTGTGCAGTATGCATACATCGAGCGCGATCTCGCGCTCTGGCACGTGCAGACGGCGTACGCGTCACGGCCGTGGGCGGCGGAGATGCCCTCGGCCGGGCGTCCTCTCACGTGGGGGCTGCTGCTCGGGCTGCGCCGGCGCGGTGTGGCCCTGGCGTCGCTCACGCACGCGGCGGGGCTTTCGTCGACGGGGGATGCGGCGCTCGATGCGCGTCTCCCGCTGGCGGAGCGCTACGAGATCCCCGCCGAGACGGTGCGCGCGGTGGCGAAAACGCGAAGGGAAGGCGGACGCGTCGTGGCCGTGGGAACCACCGTGGTGCGCGCGCTCGAGGGGTGTGCCATCGTCCACGATGGCCTCGTCCCCGGCGCCGGGGAGACGAACTTGCGCATCGGCCCGGGCTTCCGTCCGCGCGTGACGGACGGCCTTCTCACCGGCGTCCACGATCCCGCGGCCAGCCATTTTTCATTGCTGCAGGCGTTTGCGCCGCAGGCCCTGCTCGAGCGCGCCTACGCCCACGCCGAACGGGAAGGGTACCTGGGGCACGAATTCGGTGATTCCTCGCTGATTCTACCGGCCTGA